From Phaeodactylum tricornutum CCAP 1055/1 chromosome 23, whole genome shotgun sequence, one genomic window encodes:
- a CDS encoding predicted protein translates to MSRIPNGGDIGNLPTLDLHGFRRERAVRDTVAFLEIHQTSWVIVITGSGRHSPEGPVLRGAVESILQRRGMQFSRNTPGTFLVNAATGHSNYYYQDGCAEDTKVVVRDANEEEVAVQLAMRKTTRGYCGTASGRALHRSSSSSGSSENCLGTGPSLVEVARADQELDQARAESLQLVREEASKYKREAKAIRKAVAKSIDEVRKYEDEEEELLRKAVQLSEEQEASEREEEERILREVLRESEKDSKSSCHSDDALREAILRSDCEYNPLASDDSDEASMIRQAIALSLADFHSAVLPE, encoded by the coding sequence ATGTCAAGAATACCCAATGGTGGGGACATTGGCAACTTACCAACACTTGATCTCCACGGATTCCGTCGAGAACGAGCAGTTCGAGATACAGTCGCCTTTCTAGAAATCCATCAGACTTCCTGGGTAATTGTTATTACCGGAAGCGGAAGGCACTCGCCGGAAGGTCCGGTGTTAAGGGGTGCAGTGGAAAGCATTTTACAACGCCGGGGTATGCAGTTTTCACGGAATACCCCTGGTACCTTCTTGGTCAACGCGGCGACGGGACACTCAAATTACTATTACCAAGACGGTTGCGCAGAGGACACCAAAGTTGTGGTACGTGATGCCAATGAAGAGGAGGTGGCGGTGCAGTTGGCCATGCGGAAGACAACCCGTGGCTATTGTGGAACCGCTAGTGGTCGAGCGCTTCACCGCTCATCGTCGAGCTCGGGCAGTAGTGAAAACTGTTTGGGAACGGGTCCTTCGCTCGTAGAAGTGGCGAGGGCCGATCAAGAGCTTGATCAAGCACGAGCAGAATCTCTCCAACTGGTACGTGAGGAAGCCAGCAAATATAAGAGGGAAGCCAAAGCGATACGGAAAGCCGTGGCCAAGTCCATCGACGAAGTACGAAAGTAtgaggacgaagaggaagagttactccggaaggCTGTACAACTATCGGAGGAGCAGGAAGCTAGTGAGCGGGAAGAGGAGGAGAGAATTCTCCGAGAAGTTCTCCGAGAGTCGGAAAAGGACTCGAAGAGTTCGTGTCATAGTGACGACGCTTTGCGTGAAGCAATTCTTAgatctgactgtgaatacaaCCCACTTGCGTCTGATGACAGCGATGAGGCCAGCATGATACGGCAGGCAATTGCTCTGAGTCTGGCTGACTTCCACTCCGCTGTCCTTCCTGAATAA